In Chryseobacterium lactis, a single genomic region encodes these proteins:
- a CDS encoding alpha/beta hydrolase family protein encodes MKKEVALIFFYLIFFFFFSSCKEKKIDLGKDIIFKKEKNISYGTDPEQIMDLYIPQSRSNEKRQVFIIIHGGGWRGGDKSQLTFFTLSMMKKFPEYIFANINYRLASATNYALPYPIKLKISVRW; translated from the coding sequence ATGAAAAAAGAAGTTGCTCTTATATTTTTTTATCTTATTTTCTTTTTTTTCTTCAGCAGTTGCAAAGAAAAAAAGATTGACCTGGGTAAGGATATCATTTTCAAAAAAGAAAAAAACATTTCATATGGTACTGATCCTGAACAAATAATGGATCTTTATATTCCTCAAAGCCGGTCAAATGAAAAAAGACAGGTTTTTATCATTATTCATGGTGGCGGCTGGCGTGGAGGAGACAAATCCCAGCTTACTTTTTTCACACTTTCCATGATGAAGAAATTTCCGGAGTATATTTTTGCAAATATTAATTACAGACTTGCTTCGGCAACAAACTATGCTTTGCCCTACCCAATCAAACTGAAGATATCAGTGAGGTGGTAA
- a CDS encoding outer membrane beta-barrel family protein: MKCIILSMAIIFGTCTFAQEKKSDTAKTKNIEGVVITKQVFKKQSDRFVYDVAASPVAKGNTTFDLLKQTPLLSSTDDKTLKITGKNNALIYINGRKTNMDAESLVQFLKNTPAENIQKIEVITVPGSEYQVESSDGIINIVLKKKMSDGLNGNMRFSNTQSKYNASQASFSANYRKGKLGISANLNGGENIQAQRYVLRNGTSDTSNESVGDIDDPNKNLGGYLNIDYQLNDNSNLALSWNTWANKSYNSTVSLFNTITSGNKTNYSWSKNKEDARSYNNSLNLNYELKTDSLGSKLNVNAAYLNYKRFQFTDNRTYASNVNGDIKKMTTQVFQDLPQVINNFSGMVDYIQKFKNDLTISVGGNYNKTKTDNDSKNITYFFDPVKDPDSKPNHFIYDENIYGFYVTAEKKFSDKFSGKIGTRYEITNSLGTSDNAPTDDLKRIERNYNNLLPYLSFNYAINDKNNISYSFSSRMRRPSFWEINPVKNILTDYNYTQNNPFVKASSTYNQELTYMYKSSYFLILSHSYFKDAITQVPLQGYPVAPDGSVGANPVLRYIRTNFGDKQEMSAMVGIQKSFFKQYWTTNFNIGVQHNINNGSLDTDPTTGDRFKNKEGEFIVYTNKTNSTSILIQTNNTIRLDKKKTWFLGVNYFFINKQQIELGSLKSLMSLDLSIKKTWNDWTFAVNLNDILRTNIVKIEDYQENGNYNYIHQNQYPRNIMVSLTYNFGNQKVKKVRDIEGASDSIKSRTR; encoded by the coding sequence ATGAAATGTATAATTTTGTCAATGGCTATCATATTCGGAACCTGCACTTTTGCTCAGGAAAAGAAATCTGATACGGCAAAAACTAAAAATATTGAAGGAGTTGTCATCACCAAACAGGTCTTCAAAAAGCAAAGCGACCGTTTTGTATATGATGTTGCAGCATCTCCTGTTGCAAAGGGAAATACAACTTTTGACCTTCTGAAGCAGACGCCACTATTATCTTCCACAGATGATAAAACATTAAAAATTACAGGAAAAAATAATGCCCTGATCTACATCAACGGAAGAAAAACAAATATGGACGCAGAATCTTTGGTTCAGTTCCTGAAAAACACACCGGCGGAAAATATTCAGAAAATCGAAGTGATTACTGTTCCCGGAAGCGAATATCAGGTGGAATCTTCAGATGGGATTATCAATATTGTTTTAAAGAAAAAGATGAGTGATGGTCTCAACGGAAATATGAGATTCTCGAATACTCAAAGTAAATATAACGCGAGCCAGGCTAGTTTCTCTGCCAATTACAGAAAAGGTAAACTGGGAATAAGTGCTAACCTCAACGGTGGTGAAAATATTCAGGCTCAAAGGTATGTACTAAGAAACGGAACTTCAGACACTTCCAACGAATCTGTAGGGGACATTGATGATCCAAACAAAAATCTTGGTGGTTATCTGAATATCGATTATCAGCTGAATGATAACAGTAATCTTGCTCTTTCGTGGAATACATGGGCAAATAAAAGCTACAACTCCACAGTAAGCCTTTTTAATACGATTACAAGTGGAAACAAAACCAATTACTCCTGGTCAAAAAATAAGGAAGATGCCCGATCATATAACAATTCTTTAAACTTAAACTATGAATTGAAAACTGATTCTCTGGGCAGTAAATTAAATGTGAATGCGGCCTATTTGAATTATAAAAGGTTTCAGTTTACAGACAACAGGACGTATGCCTCGAACGTAAATGGAGATATTAAAAAAATGACCACACAGGTATTTCAGGATCTTCCTCAAGTGATTAATAATTTCTCAGGAATGGTGGATTATATTCAAAAGTTTAAAAATGATCTGACTATTTCAGTAGGAGGAAATTATAACAAAACCAAAACAGACAACGATTCTAAAAACATTACTTATTTTTTTGATCCGGTAAAGGATCCGGATTCAAAACCGAATCATTTTATTTATGATGAAAACATTTACGGATTTTATGTAACGGCAGAAAAGAAATTTTCAGATAAGTTCTCCGGGAAAATAGGAACGAGATATGAGATCACAAACAGCTTGGGAACTTCTGATAATGCACCTACCGACGATCTTAAAAGAATAGAAAGAAACTACAACAATTTACTTCCTTATCTGAGTTTCAACTATGCAATTAATGATAAAAATAATATCTCCTATTCCTTCTCGAGCAGAATGAGAAGACCGAGCTTCTGGGAAATAAATCCTGTAAAAAATATTCTGACCGACTACAACTATACACAGAATAACCCTTTTGTAAAAGCTTCTTCTACCTATAACCAGGAACTGACTTATATGTACAAAAGTTCATACTTCCTGATTCTAAGTCATTCTTATTTTAAAGATGCTATAACTCAGGTACCATTGCAAGGATACCCTGTAGCCCCAGATGGATCAGTCGGAGCCAATCCTGTATTGAGATATATCAGAACAAATTTTGGAGATAAGCAGGAGATGTCTGCCATGGTAGGAATTCAAAAATCGTTCTTCAAACAATATTGGACGACTAACTTCAATATCGGAGTTCAGCACAATATTAATAATGGAAGTCTGGATACGGATCCTACAACAGGAGATCGATTCAAAAATAAGGAAGGAGAATTTATTGTATATACCAATAAAACGAATTCCACCAGTATTTTGATCCAAACGAATAACACTATTCGCCTGGACAAAAAGAAAACCTGGTTCCTGGGAGTCAATTATTTCTTTATCAACAAGCAACAGATTGAACTTGGTTCATTGAAGAGCTTAATGAGCCTTGACCTCAGCATCAAAAAAACATGGAATGACTGGACTTTTGCGGTGAATCTAAATGATATTTTAAGAACAAATATTGTTAAAATCGAAGACTATCAGGAAAACGGAAATTACAATTATATCCACCAGAACCAATATCCAAGAAATATCATGGTGAGTCTCACATACAACTTCGGAAATCAGAAAGTGAAAAAAGTGAGAGATATAGAAGGAGCATCCGATTCTATCAAAAGCAGAACAAGATAA
- a CDS encoding outer membrane beta-barrel family protein: MKTQILIAALFFSGFVTAQQKKDSLKVNTIEAVNIKKQVFKKQGDRLIYDVASSPIAKGTNTFNLLKQTPMISSIDGKTLKILGKSDAIIYINNKKTNMDSEALIEMLKSTPSEDIQKIEVITVPGSEFQVESTEGVINIVMKKSKNNGYNGTIKMQNEQGYYNNPNAGASFNFRQGKWSGNSNFRTGSWTERQKYSLSNGDPTFRNESYGFNNDPNNNYGGGFNVDYEISKKQSLGFSYNMRYNKSFNSILDITNWQNGILTNRTVNNEDAQTRNHSFNLNYEIKTDSLGSKLTSNVSYLWFNRNKVSFNESFPLTNDTINKYSALHQSVPQIINNYAANIDYLKKTAKGATWLMGISYNHTNTDNDTRQDKLQSGEFVPDSKQTNHFIYKESILGIYLNYERKLTEKISGKAGARYEMTRSTGDIVDKTGFERNYNNLLPYLNLNYAINSDHNLSYTFSSRIRRPRFWELNPSRTYFTPTNYTQNNPFILASKFYNQELNYMYKNAYYANLSFTMVEDASASDMLPLQGKSTGPKVDENGNFIYDADGNMIMETTKFLRYIRTNYGKNRELNLTLGMNKSWFKEIWTTNYSVNLKYSIYKGAVTEDPTSRPGPFETEELEPYIIDVKNYNMSLTLNNVVRLSSKKDWYLGVNYFFASREAMEGGVVGVRQSLDINLKKIIGDWTILAEVNDLFNQGFYRVEGIQPNGKYNNITNFNYPRLFSIGVTYNFGNQKLKKAREMKSANDAVKSRT; the protein is encoded by the coding sequence ATGAAAACTCAAATTCTAATAGCAGCCCTTTTTTTCAGTGGATTCGTTACTGCACAGCAGAAAAAAGATAGTCTTAAAGTGAATACAATTGAAGCCGTAAATATCAAGAAGCAGGTTTTCAAAAAACAAGGTGACCGCTTAATCTATGATGTAGCTTCATCTCCGATAGCTAAAGGAACCAATACTTTTAATCTTTTAAAACAAACTCCGATGATCTCCAGTATTGACGGAAAAACATTAAAGATTCTTGGAAAATCGGATGCTATAATTTACATCAACAATAAAAAAACAAATATGGATTCTGAGGCATTGATCGAAATGCTGAAGTCTACTCCCTCTGAAGATATTCAGAAAATTGAAGTTATTACTGTTCCCGGAAGTGAATTCCAGGTTGAATCTACTGAAGGAGTGATCAATATTGTGATGAAGAAGAGTAAAAATAACGGTTACAACGGAACGATTAAAATGCAGAATGAACAGGGATATTACAACAATCCAAATGCAGGAGCCTCGTTTAATTTCAGACAGGGAAAGTGGTCCGGAAATTCTAATTTCAGAACCGGAAGCTGGACAGAGAGACAGAAATACTCTTTATCGAACGGAGATCCTACTTTTAGAAATGAATCTTACGGATTCAATAATGATCCAAACAATAACTATGGCGGAGGGTTTAATGTTGATTACGAGATCAGTAAAAAGCAGAGTCTGGGATTCTCTTATAACATGAGATACAACAAGAGTTTCAACTCTATCCTTGACATCACAAACTGGCAAAATGGAATTTTAACAAACAGAACTGTTAATAACGAAGATGCCCAGACAAGAAACCATTCGTTTAATTTAAACTATGAAATCAAAACAGATTCTCTGGGTAGTAAGCTTACTTCTAATGTTTCATATTTGTGGTTCAACAGAAATAAAGTAAGCTTCAACGAAAGTTTTCCTTTAACTAATGATACGATCAATAAATATTCTGCCCTTCACCAATCTGTTCCACAAATCATTAACAACTACGCAGCCAATATTGATTATCTGAAGAAAACAGCAAAAGGAGCTACATGGTTAATGGGGATCAGCTACAACCATACCAATACAGACAATGATACCAGACAGGATAAGCTACAAAGCGGGGAATTTGTTCCGGACTCAAAACAAACCAATCATTTTATATACAAGGAAAGTATTTTAGGGATTTACCTCAACTACGAAAGAAAGTTAACGGAGAAAATATCAGGAAAAGCCGGCGCCCGTTATGAAATGACCAGAAGTACCGGAGACATTGTTGACAAAACAGGTTTTGAAAGAAATTATAATAATCTGTTACCTTATTTGAACCTTAACTATGCTATTAATTCTGACCATAATCTAAGTTATACTTTTTCCAGCAGAATCAGAAGACCAAGATTTTGGGAGTTAAATCCTTCAAGAACATACTTCACCCCTACCAATTATACGCAGAACAATCCTTTCATATTGGCTTCTAAGTTTTATAATCAGGAACTTAATTATATGTACAAAAATGCATACTATGCCAATCTTAGCTTTACTATGGTAGAAGATGCCTCTGCTTCTGATATGCTTCCCTTACAAGGAAAGTCAACAGGACCAAAAGTGGATGAAAATGGAAATTTCATATATGATGCTGATGGTAATATGATTATGGAAACAACAAAATTCCTGAGATACATCAGAACCAATTATGGTAAAAACAGAGAACTTAACTTAACTCTTGGGATGAACAAGTCCTGGTTTAAGGAAATCTGGACTACAAATTATTCTGTTAATTTAAAATATTCAATCTACAAAGGTGCTGTAACGGAAGATCCTACTTCCAGACCCGGTCCGTTTGAAACTGAGGAACTGGAGCCCTATATTATTGATGTTAAAAATTACAATATGTCTCTTACCCTTAATAATGTTGTACGCCTTTCTTCTAAAAAGGACTGGTACTTAGGTGTAAATTACTTTTTCGCCAGTAGAGAAGCAATGGAAGGAGGAGTCGTGGGTGTAAGACAAAGTCTGGACATCAACCTGAAAAAAATTATTGGAGACTGGACTATTCTGGCTGAAGTAAATGATTTATTTAATCAAGGTTTTTACAGAGTTGAAGGAATACAGCCTAACGGAAAATATAACAATATTACCAATTTCAACTATCCGCGATTATTCAGCATTGGTGTTACCTATAATTTTGGAAACCAGAAACTTAAAAAAGCAAGGGAAATGAAATCAGCGAATGATGCTGTAAAATCAAGAACCTAA
- a CDS encoding DUF3817 domain-containing protein — MNFIEKFFTKYPEEKIIKWFKQICVAEAITCFLLYGIAMIWKRYDDEGLLPTIFIIVVGNIHGLFFTLYLLFCVPARKIFKWDDEDFVFALLAAFFPFATIWVEKKLARFDRE, encoded by the coding sequence ATGAACTTCATCGAAAAATTTTTCACAAAGTATCCTGAGGAGAAAATCATCAAATGGTTTAAGCAGATCTGCGTTGCAGAAGCAATTACCTGTTTCCTGCTTTACGGGATTGCGATGATCTGGAAAAGATATGATGATGAAGGTCTTCTTCCTACTATTTTCATTATTGTGGTTGGTAACATCCACGGTTTATTCTTTACCCTGTATCTTCTATTTTGTGTCCCTGCCAGAAAAATTTTCAAATGGGATGATGAAGATTTTGTATTCGCTCTACTAGCAGCATTTTTTCCTTTTGCAACCATCTGGGTGGAGAAAAAACTAGCCCGTTTCGACAGGGAATAA
- the nadD gene encoding nicotinate (nicotinamide) nucleotide adenylyltransferase yields MKKIGLFFGSFNPIHIGHLILANYILENSDMDELWFVVSPQNPFKDKKSLLNDHNRLDMVQLAVKNYPNMRASNVEFSLPKPSYTIDTLTYLHEKHPDYSFSLIMGEDNLNSLHKWKNSDILIKNHHIIVYPRVFDGEKKDSEYLQHENISLIKAPVIELSATEIRNMVKDGKNVRPMLPPEVFEYLDGSSFYK; encoded by the coding sequence ATGAAAAAAATCGGTTTATTTTTCGGATCATTCAATCCTATACATATCGGACATCTTATTCTGGCTAATTATATTCTGGAAAATTCAGATATGGATGAATTGTGGTTTGTGGTGAGCCCACAAAATCCATTTAAGGACAAAAAATCTTTATTGAACGATCACAACAGGCTTGATATGGTTCAGCTTGCTGTAAAAAACTATCCGAATATGAGAGCTTCCAATGTAGAGTTCTCTCTTCCGAAGCCCAGCTATACTATCGATACCCTTACTTATCTTCATGAAAAGCATCCTGATTATTCTTTCAGTCTGATCATGGGAGAAGATAACCTGAACAGCCTTCATAAGTGGAAAAATTCTGATATTCTTATTAAAAATCATCACATTATTGTCTATCCAAGAGTGTTTGACGGAGAGAAGAAAGATTCGGAATATCTGCAGCACGAAAATATCTCTTTAATAAAAGCTCCTGTCATAGAACTTTCTGCCACAGAAATTCGAAATATGGTAAAAGATGGCAAAAACGTAAGGCCAATGTTGCCTCCTGAAGTCTTCGAATATTTGGACGGAAGCAGTTTTTATAAGTAA
- the recJ gene encoding single-stranded-DNA-specific exonuclease RecJ: MSQKWIYKPEPDEEVVDRLSSSLGFGTFESKLLVLRGIDNYQKAREFFKPNLTDIHSPFLMADMQKAVERIATAIENGEKILVYGDYDVDGTTAVALMYLYLSKIVEKKYLDYYIPDRNSEGYGISTEGIDFAKENGFSLIIALDCGIKALDMISYASSLEIDFIICDHHLPGEEIPDAVAVLDPKRNDCRYPFKELSGCGVGFKLCQGLNTIYKIPEAELFELTDLLAISIAADIVSMTGENRVLAKMGLKILRKTRNMGLRLLIPEDKLSHFEISNIVFEIAPKINAAGRISQGKAAVELMVSDNLKHANQIVNDIMNLNDERRELDMNSTLSALNQIIESQQETKHTTIVYHPEWNKGVIGIVASRLIETYYKPTLVFTDGNNGEMVASARSVSDFDVHEALDMCSEYFLKFGGHHAAAGLSMEKEKFAAFKEKFEKIVSEKIQDHQKEPSISIDTEIKVDEINREFINFHRKLAPFGPHNMKPIFTLTNQRLSGYVKTMGKDNNHLKFYIKQESTGRNIECVGFKLGQFVDDFKNKSFDLAFTLEENHWKGNVTHYLNIKDVQFRD, encoded by the coding sequence ATGAGTCAAAAATGGATTTATAAGCCGGAGCCCGATGAGGAAGTTGTGGACAGATTAAGTTCGTCACTTGGTTTTGGTACTTTTGAATCTAAACTTCTCGTTCTGCGGGGAATTGACAATTATCAAAAGGCCAGAGAATTCTTCAAACCTAACCTTACCGATATCCATAGCCCGTTTTTAATGGCAGATATGCAAAAAGCTGTTGAGCGGATTGCAACTGCAATTGAGAACGGTGAAAAAATATTGGTATATGGTGACTATGATGTAGATGGAACTACAGCTGTGGCTCTCATGTACCTGTATCTCAGCAAAATTGTTGAGAAAAAATACTTGGATTACTACATCCCAGATAGAAATTCTGAAGGATATGGAATTTCAACTGAAGGAATTGATTTTGCCAAAGAAAATGGTTTTTCATTAATCATTGCTCTGGATTGTGGAATCAAGGCTCTTGATATGATAAGCTATGCCTCCAGCCTGGAAATAGATTTCATTATTTGTGACCATCACCTTCCCGGTGAAGAAATTCCCGATGCGGTTGCAGTTCTCGATCCTAAGAGAAACGACTGCCGGTATCCTTTTAAAGAACTATCCGGATGTGGTGTAGGCTTTAAACTTTGCCAGGGATTAAACACGATCTATAAAATTCCTGAAGCTGAATTATTTGAGCTGACGGATCTTCTTGCCATCTCTATTGCTGCCGATATCGTTTCGATGACCGGAGAAAACAGAGTTTTGGCAAAAATGGGATTAAAAATCCTGAGAAAGACGAGAAATATGGGATTGAGACTATTAATTCCCGAGGATAAGCTTTCTCATTTTGAAATTTCAAATATTGTTTTTGAAATTGCCCCAAAAATCAATGCTGCCGGAAGAATATCTCAAGGTAAAGCAGCGGTGGAACTTATGGTTTCCGACAATCTGAAACATGCGAACCAGATTGTTAATGATATCATGAATCTCAATGATGAAAGGCGTGAGCTGGATATGAATTCCACTCTTTCTGCCCTGAATCAAATTATAGAATCTCAGCAGGAAACAAAACATACCACTATTGTTTATCATCCTGAATGGAATAAGGGTGTAATTGGTATTGTTGCTTCCAGACTTATTGAAACTTACTATAAACCTACTCTGGTATTTACTGATGGTAACAACGGAGAAATGGTTGCTTCTGCACGGTCTGTTTCTGATTTTGATGTGCACGAAGCTCTTGATATGTGTTCAGAGTACTTCCTTAAATTCGGAGGACATCATGCTGCTGCAGGACTTTCTATGGAAAAGGAAAAGTTTGCGGCATTCAAGGAAAAATTTGAGAAAATTGTTTCTGAAAAAATCCAGGACCATCAGAAAGAACCTTCCATCTCTATTGATACGGAAATTAAGGTTGATGAAATAAACAGAGAGTTTATTAACTTCCACAGGAAATTAGCTCCTTTTGGTCCTCATAATATGAAACCTATTTTTACATTAACGAATCAAAGACTTTCCGGGTATGTGAAAACAATGGGTAAAGATAATAATCACCTGAAGTTTTATATTAAACAGGAATCTACAGGACGAAATATTGAATGTGTAGGCTTTAAACTCGGGCAATTTGTTGATGATTTCAAAAACAAAAGTTTCGATCTTGCTTTCACTTTAGAAGAAAATCACTGGAAAGGTAATGTAACCCACTATCTTAATATCAAGGATGTGCAGTTTAGAGATTAA
- a CDS encoding M48 family metallopeptidase, producing MKKITLCLMFLGAMHSINAQKINLGKAAGIVSNGAKALSFTNEDAIKLSKESVDWMDKNNTVAGAKDPYTVRLNKLFGNHKSQDGLNLNYKVYKVKDINAFACADGSVRVFSSLMDIMTDNELLAVIGHEIGHVKNQDTKDAMKSAYLKAAALDAASSASSAVATLNESQVGKMANAFLDASHSKKQESEADTYSYDFMKANKYDVVGAYTAFKKLALLSEGSTQTNFEKMFNSHPDSEKRAQAIKKKAEKDGLWKDPGAITLPTSKLTK from the coding sequence ATGAAAAAAATTACTCTATGCCTGATGTTTCTAGGGGCAATGCATTCAATTAATGCACAAAAAATTAATCTCGGAAAAGCTGCCGGAATTGTTTCTAATGGAGCAAAAGCTTTATCATTCACCAACGAAGATGCTATTAAATTATCCAAAGAATCAGTAGATTGGATGGATAAAAATAATACCGTTGCAGGTGCCAAAGATCCTTATACAGTAAGATTAAATAAACTATTTGGGAATCACAAATCTCAGGATGGTCTTAATTTGAATTATAAAGTCTATAAAGTAAAAGATATCAACGCTTTTGCTTGTGCTGATGGAAGTGTAAGAGTATTTTCCTCTTTGATGGACATCATGACGGATAATGAATTGTTGGCTGTAATTGGTCACGAGATCGGTCACGTTAAAAATCAGGATACAAAAGATGCAATGAAATCTGCCTATCTGAAAGCAGCAGCTTTGGATGCTGCGTCCTCTGCTTCTTCTGCAGTAGCTACCCTTAATGAAAGTCAGGTCGGAAAAATGGCTAATGCCTTTCTGGACGCTTCTCACAGTAAGAAACAGGAGTCTGAAGCAGATACATATTCATATGATTTCATGAAAGCGAATAAATATGATGTGGTAGGAGCATATACTGCTTTCAAAAAACTGGCTTTACTTTCAGAAGGAAGTACACAGACCAATTTTGAAAAAATGTTCAATTCACATCCTGACAGCGAAAAAAGAGCTCAGGCAATCAAAAAGAAGGCTGAAAAAGACGGATTATGGAAAGATCCTGGAGCGATAACTCTTCCGACTTCGAAGCTTACAAAATAA
- a CDS encoding ABC-F family ATP-binding cassette domain-containing protein — protein MLTVSNLSLQFGKRILFDEVNIMFTKGNCYGIIGANGAGKSTFLKILTGKQDPTTGNVSLEPGKRMSVLEQDHFAYDQFTVLEAVLRGNKKLYEIKEEMDALYAKEDFSDEDGIKAGELGVVYDEMGGWTAESDAQTMLSNVGISDDMHWQLMGELENKDKVKVLLAQALFGNPDVLILDEPTNDLDIETISWLEDFLADYENTVIVVSHDRHFLDTVCTHIGDLDYSKLNLYTGNYSFWYQASQLATRQRAQANKKAEEKKKELQDFIARFSSNVAKAKQATARKKMIDKLNIDDIKPSSRRYPAIIFEMEREAGDQILDVKGLEKTKDGELLFSNIDLNLKKGDKVAVLSKSSLAITEFFEILAGNVQADKGTVAWGVTTNQSHMPLDNTNFFQEDLSLVDWLRQFTKNDEERHEEFVRGFLGRMLFSGDEALKSCKVLSGGEKMRCMFSRMMLQKANVLLLDEPTNHLDLESITTLNNSLSNFKGNLLLSSHDHEMLSTVCNRIIELTPNGIIDREMTYDEYLADKKIKELREKMYS, from the coding sequence ATGTTAACAGTATCTAACTTATCTTTACAATTCGGGAAAAGAATTCTTTTTGACGAGGTAAATATTATGTTTACCAAGGGAAACTGCTACGGAATCATCGGAGCAAACGGTGCGGGAAAGTCTACATTCCTTAAAATATTAACAGGAAAGCAGGATCCAACGACAGGAAATGTATCTCTTGAACCAGGAAAAAGAATGTCGGTTTTGGAGCAGGATCACTTTGCCTATGATCAGTTTACTGTTCTTGAAGCGGTTTTGAGAGGAAACAAAAAATTATACGAGATAAAAGAGGAAATGGATGCGTTATACGCAAAAGAAGATTTCTCTGATGAAGACGGAATTAAAGCAGGTGAACTAGGTGTAGTCTATGATGAAATGGGAGGATGGACTGCAGAATCTGATGCACAGACTATGCTTTCTAACGTAGGTATTTCTGATGATATGCATTGGCAATTAATGGGTGAACTTGAGAATAAGGACAAAGTAAAAGTTCTTTTGGCTCAGGCACTTTTCGGTAATCCTGATGTATTGATTCTGGATGAGCCTACCAATGACCTGGACATTGAAACAATTTCATGGTTAGAAGATTTTCTTGCTGATTATGAAAACACGGTAATCGTGGTATCTCACGACCGTCACTTCCTGGACACGGTTTGTACGCACATCGGTGACCTTGATTATTCTAAGCTTAATCTTTATACAGGTAACTACTCTTTCTGGTATCAGGCATCTCAGCTGGCAACAAGACAAAGAGCTCAGGCCAATAAGAAAGCTGAAGAGAAGAAAAAAGAACTTCAGGACTTTATTGCCCGTTTCAGTTCTAACGTAGCAAAAGCTAAACAGGCTACTGCAAGAAAGAAAATGATCGATAAATTAAATATCGATGATATTAAACCATCTTCAAGAAGATATCCGGCTATTATTTTCGAAATGGAAAGAGAAGCAGGAGATCAGATTTTAGATGTAAAAGGTCTTGAAAAAACGAAAGACGGCGAATTATTATTCTCGAACATAGATTTAAATCTTAAAAAAGGAGATAAAGTAGCTGTACTTTCTAAAAGCTCTTTGGCTATTACAGAATTTTTTGAAATCTTGGCAGGAAATGTTCAGGCTGATAAAGGAACTGTTGCCTGGGGTGTTACTACCAACCAGTCCCACATGCCTTTGGACAACACCAATTTCTTCCAGGAAGACTTAAGTCTGGTTGATTGGTTAAGACAATTCACTAAAAATGATGAAGAGCGTCACGAAGAATTCGTAAGAGGATTCTTAGGTAGAATGCTTTTCTCCGGTGATGAAGCTTTGAAATCTTGTAAAGTACTTTCAGGAGGTGAAAAAATGAGATGTATGTTCAGTAGAATGATGCTTCAAAAAGCAAACGTCCTTTTATTAGATGAGCCTACCAATCACTTAGACCTTGAGAGTATTACAACATTGAACAACTCTTTATCTAACTTTAAAGGAAATCTTTTATTGTCTTCTCATGACCACGAAATGCTATCAACGGTCTGTAACAGAATCATCGAATTAACTCCTAACGGAATTATCGACAGAGAAATGACTTATGACGAATACCTTGCAGATAAAAAGATAAAAGAATTAAGAGAAAAAATGTACTCTTAA
- the smpB gene encoding SsrA-binding protein SmpB: MKIEKTVNILNRRARFEYEILEEYEAGMVLTGTEIKSLRSSKASITESFCQFIDGELYIINMMIDEYKLGTFYNHKTKRERKLLLHKKELQKLEKKLKDAGNTIIPLKLYITDRGKAKVLIALGRGKKLYDKREVIKDRENKRNLDRILKKS, encoded by the coding sequence ATGAAGATTGAAAAAACAGTTAATATATTAAATAGGAGAGCCCGTTTTGAATACGAAATTCTTGAAGAATATGAGGCGGGAATGGTTTTAACAGGTACAGAGATAAAATCTTTACGTTCTTCTAAAGCATCGATCACAGAATCGTTCTGTCAGTTTATTGATGGGGAATTATACATCATTAATATGATGATTGATGAGTACAAATTGGGCACTTTTTACAATCATAAGACAAAAAGGGAACGGAAATTGCTGTTGCACAAAAAAGAATTACAGAAACTTGAAAAAAAGTTAAAGGATGCCGGGAACACAATTATACCTTTAAAATTATATATCACCGATCGAGGTAAAGCAAAAGTGCTGATAGCGCTTGGTAGAGGGAAAAAACTCTACGATAAAAGAGAGGTGATTAAAGATAGAGAAAATAAACGGAACCTGGACAGAATATTAAAGAAAAGTTAA